A single Oryctolagus cuniculus chromosome 16, mOryCun1.1, whole genome shotgun sequence DNA region contains:
- the BST2 gene encoding bone marrow stromal antigen 2: protein MAATFYHHWPVPMDLKAQQDSGRCRWWLPALVLALLVVVVGLSVALGIFTHKAHSPACLEGLRAEQECHSATSVLQRQLGRAQEGLRQTETQAASCNRTVANLTALLEAAKVKDLQKQVEMEELQGEILQLNVKLQDSWAQVERLRKENSALRDQHSAAQAGAASSGGAATPLLLGLGLAAALLGTPGGSCLSPQVLLAGTSGC, encoded by the exons ATGGCAGCCACGTTTTACCACCACTGGCCAGTGCCTATGGACCTGAAGGCACAGCAAGACTCGGGGCGCTGCCGCTGGTGGCTCCCGGCCCTGGTGCTGgcgctgctggtggtggtggtgggtctCTCGGTCGCTCTGGGCATCTTCACCCACAAAGCCCACAGCCCGGCCTGTCTGGAGGGGCTCCGGGCAGAGCAGGAGTGTCACAGCGCCACCAGTGTCCTGCAGCGCCAGCTGGGCCGGGCCCAGGAGGGCCTGAGGCAGACTGAGACCCAGGCCGCCAGCTGCAACCGCACGGTG GCGAACCTGACGGCCTTGTTGGAGGCGGCCAAGGTTAAGGACCTGCAGAAGCAGGTGGAGATGGAGGAGTTGCAAG GCGAGATCCTGCAATTGAACGTGAAGCTGCAGGACTCCTGGGCGCAGGTGGAGCGCCTGAG GAAGGAGAACAGCGCCCTGAGGGACCAGCACAGCGCGGCCCAAGCTGGGGCCGCCTCCAGCGGCGGGGCGGCCACTCCTCTCCtcttgggcctgggcctggccgccGCGCTGCTCGGAACTCCAGGGGGCAGCTG TCTCAGCCCGCAGGTGCTCCTGGCTGGTACCAGTGGCTGCTGA
- the CCDC194 gene encoding coiled-coil domain-containing protein 194 isoform X1 — MAEPGLEPGRAWRGLALCGAAVFLAAAAAGGALVAWNLAASANRGPGCPEPGLNATAPPPGDPGPELQDLQRRLAKATERIKTLTGQLDQAEHGRRTLENDLKTYQTQQSQLRTELKTLKAELDEVKAQRTQMGAKNGALAEAVARWEAVAADSARRLDEAQLRAGAAEAQSGACAAREAALRERVKSLETGTGPRRQAPRPRTRPKSRTRSGSRGRPKQTGGCRRPLHTRASEPPAGWAVGAARTDPAETPRGPPS; from the exons ATGGCCGAGCCGGGCCTGGAGCCCGGGCGCGCCTGGCGGGGGCTCGCCCTGTGCGGGGCTGCCGTGTTcctggccgccgccgcggccggcggggCCCTGGTGGCTTGGAACCTGGCCGCCTCGGCCAACCGGGGGCCTGGCTGCCCGGAGCCGGGGCTCAACGCCACGGCGCCGCCGCCGGGGGACCCCGGGCCCGAGCTCCAGGATCTGCAGCGCCGGCTGGCCAAGGCCACCGAGCGCATCAAGACCCTGACCGggcagctggaccaggccgaGCATGGCCGTCGCACCTTGGAGAATGATCTGAAGACCTACCAGACCCAACag AGCCAGCTTCGGACCGAGCTAAAGACGCTGAAGGCGGAGCTGGACGAGGTCAAGGCGCAGCGGACCCAGATGGGGGCCAAGAACGGGGCCCTGGCAG AAGCCGTGGCGCGCTGGGAGGCCGTGGCCGCAGACTCCGCCCGACGGCTGGACGAGGCGCAGCTGCGCGCAGGCGCGGCCGAGGCCCAGAGCGGAGCCTGCGCCGCCCGCGAGGCGGCGCTGCGGGAGCGCGT GAAATCGCTGGAAACTGGTACAGGACCCCGGCGCCAAGCACCCCGGCCCCGCACGCGCCCCAAGTCCCGGACACGTTCAGGATCCCGGGGCCGCCCCAAACAAACGGGGGGCTGCCGGCGACCCTTGCACACCAGGGCGAGTGAGCCCCCCGCAGGGTGGGCAGTTGGGGCAGCGCGGACAGACCCCGCGGAGACGCCCAGGGGACCCCCGTCCTGA
- the MVB12A gene encoding multivesicular body subunit 12A yields the protein MDPGPGADAALPLAGLAWSAASAPPPRGFSAISCTVEGAPASFGKSFAQKSGYFLCLNALGGLENPQDNVVVDVQIVVDKSSPPPGFVAVCDPQDSKASVSKKKRLCVRLAPLGAADTAVVDVRLSGKAKSVPGYLRVGDMGGFAVWCKKAKVPRPVPKPRGLSRDLQGLSLEARSQPSPAGKGGAPERTLSRLGSRASTLGRKDSIYEASSLYGISAMDGVPFTLHPRFEGKSCGPLAFSAFADLTIKSLAEIEEEYNYGFVVEKTAAARLPPSVS from the exons ATGGATCCGGGGCCCGGCGCGGACGCGGCGCTGCCGCTGGCCGGCCTGGCGTGGTCGGCGGCCTcggcgccgccgccgcgcgggttcagcgcg ATCTCCTGCACCGTGGAGGGCGCCCCCGCCAGCTTCGGCAAGAGCTTCGCGCAGAAGTCGGGCTACTTCCTGTGCCTGAACGCCCTGGGCGGCCTGGAG aaCCCGCAGGACAACGTGGTGGTCGACGTGCAGATCGTGGTGGACAAGAGCTCCCCGCCCCCCGGGTTCGTCGCCGTCTGTGACCCCCAGGACAGCA AGGCCTCCGTGTCCAAGAAGAAGCGCCTGTGCGTGAGGCTGGCGCCCCTGGGGGCGGCTGACACGGCCGTGGTGGACGTCCGCCTGAGCGGCAAGGCCAAGTCTGTGCCTGGATACCTGCGGGTGGG GGACATGGGCGGCTTCGCTGTCTGGTGCAAGAAAGCCAAGGTGCCCAGGCCAGTGCCCAAGCCCCGCGGGCTCAGCCGGGACCTGCAGGGCCTCTCCCTGGAGGCGCGGAGCCAGCCCAG CCCTGCCGGCAAGGGCGGCGCCCCCGAGCGGACGCTGTCCAGGCTGGGCTCGCGGGCGTCCACCCTGGGGAGAAAGGACTCCATCTACGAGGCGTCCAGCCTCTACGGCATCTCAG CCATGGACGGGGTGCCCTTCACGCTGCACCCCCGGTTCGAAGGCAAGAGCTGCGGCCCTCTG GCCTTCTCCGCCTTCGCGGACCTGACCATCAAGTCGCTGGCGGAAATCGAGGAGGAG TACAATTACGGCTTCGTGGTGGAGAAGACGGCGGCCGCCCGCCTGCCGCCCAGCGTCTCctag
- the CCDC194 gene encoding coiled-coil domain-containing protein 194 isoform X2, with translation MAEPGLEPGRAWRGLALCGAAVFLAAAAAGGALVAWNLAASANRGPGCPEPGLNATAPPPGDPGPELQDLQRRLAKATERIKTLTGQLDQAEHGRRTLENDLKTYQTQQSQLRTELKTLKAELDEVKAQRTQMGAKNGALAGNRWKLVQDPGAKHPGPARAPSPGHVQDPGAAPNKRGAAGDPCTPGRVSPPQGGQLGQRGQTPRRRPGDPRPERKLYAKETQPCPL, from the exons ATGGCCGAGCCGGGCCTGGAGCCCGGGCGCGCCTGGCGGGGGCTCGCCCTGTGCGGGGCTGCCGTGTTcctggccgccgccgcggccggcggggCCCTGGTGGCTTGGAACCTGGCCGCCTCGGCCAACCGGGGGCCTGGCTGCCCGGAGCCGGGGCTCAACGCCACGGCGCCGCCGCCGGGGGACCCCGGGCCCGAGCTCCAGGATCTGCAGCGCCGGCTGGCCAAGGCCACCGAGCGCATCAAGACCCTGACCGggcagctggaccaggccgaGCATGGCCGTCGCACCTTGGAGAATGATCTGAAGACCTACCAGACCCAACag AGCCAGCTTCGGACCGAGCTAAAGACGCTGAAGGCGGAGCTGGACGAGGTCAAGGCGCAGCGGACCCAGATGGGGGCCAAGAACGGGGCCCTGGCAG GAAATCGCTGGAAACTGGTACAGGACCCCGGCGCCAAGCACCCCGGCCCCGCACGCGCCCCAAGTCCCGGACACGTTCAGGATCCCGGGGCCGCCCCAAACAAACGGGGGGCTGCCGGCGACCCTTGCACACCAGGGCGAGTGAGCCCCCCGCAGGGTGGGCAGTTGGGGCAGCGCGGACAGACCCCGCGGAGACGCCCAGGGGACCCCCGTCCTGAACGGAAGCTGTATGCAAAGGAGActcagccctgccccctgtgA
- the TMEM221 gene encoding transmembrane protein 221 isoform X2: MARSYGGRVLAAMTLLGIPAAVLAALGAQLLFQLQAGRAELRGPDPEAAAGRGLPEDAAGALLPLAGALAALGLALGLACLLLAALCGHLGAELARTPGSRRSDGFLYDCRGLRHAALGLLCCGVSVYLAALSIYALLLFEIETGVATASVLGVGALVPAAALTHTLLRASRAARRGLRDPGPASFEEDPARPAEASKPGPRTQPRQDENTEAPGEAGAQPGPQC; the protein is encoded by the exons ATGGCCCGGTCGTACGGCGGCCGGGTGCTGGCCGCGATGACCCTGCTGGGCATCCCGGCCGCCGTGCTGGCGGCGCTGGGCGCGCAGCTGCTGTTCCAGCTGCAGGCGGGGCGCGCCGAGCTGCGGGGGCCGGACCCCGAGGCGGCCGCCGGCCGCGGGCTGCCCGAGGACGCGGCGGGCGCGCTGCTGCCGCTGGCCGGGGCGCTGGCCGCGCTGGGCCTGGCGCTCGGCCTCGCCTGCCTGCTGCTGGCCGCGCTCTGCGGGCACCTGGGCGCCGAGCTGGCCCGGACGCCCGGCTCCCGCAG GTCCGACGGCTTCCTGTACGACTGCCGCGGCCTCCGACACGCAGCGCTCGGGCTCCTGTGCTGCGGGGTCTCCGTCTACCTGGCAG cgctGTCCATCTATGCACTGCTGCTTTTCGAGATCGAGACAGGCGTGGCCACCGCCTCCGTCCTCGGCGTGGGGGCCCTGGTTCCGGCAGCCGCGCTGACCCACACCCTGCTCCGGGCCTCGCGGGCTGCCCGCCGCGGCCTTCGGGATCCGGGCCCAGCCTCCTTCGAAGAGGACCCTGCCCGCCCGGCTGAAGCCTCCAAGCCCGGCCCCAGGACGCAGCCCCGGCAGG atgagaacacGGAGGCCCCCGGAGAGGCTGGGGCTCAGCCGGGGCCCCAGTGCTAA
- the TMEM221 gene encoding transmembrane protein 221 isoform X1, translating into MARSYGGRVLAAMTLLGIPAAVLAALGAQLLFQLQAGRAELRGPDPEAAAGRGLPEDAAGALLPLAGALAALGLALGLACLLLAALCGHLGAELARTPGSRRSDGFLYDCRGLRHAALGLLCCGVSVYLAALSIYALLLFEIETGVATASVLGVGALVPAAALTHTLLRASRAARRGLRDPGPASFEEDPARPAEASKPGPRTQPRQGTHRRVPCAPQTWALLPPGEAGRAVCLGPSATGGPWARAASEMGSMPGHGGSSRF; encoded by the exons ATGGCCCGGTCGTACGGCGGCCGGGTGCTGGCCGCGATGACCCTGCTGGGCATCCCGGCCGCCGTGCTGGCGGCGCTGGGCGCGCAGCTGCTGTTCCAGCTGCAGGCGGGGCGCGCCGAGCTGCGGGGGCCGGACCCCGAGGCGGCCGCCGGCCGCGGGCTGCCCGAGGACGCGGCGGGCGCGCTGCTGCCGCTGGCCGGGGCGCTGGCCGCGCTGGGCCTGGCGCTCGGCCTCGCCTGCCTGCTGCTGGCCGCGCTCTGCGGGCACCTGGGCGCCGAGCTGGCCCGGACGCCCGGCTCCCGCAG GTCCGACGGCTTCCTGTACGACTGCCGCGGCCTCCGACACGCAGCGCTCGGGCTCCTGTGCTGCGGGGTCTCCGTCTACCTGGCAG cgctGTCCATCTATGCACTGCTGCTTTTCGAGATCGAGACAGGCGTGGCCACCGCCTCCGTCCTCGGCGTGGGGGCCCTGGTTCCGGCAGCCGCGCTGACCCACACCCTGCTCCGGGCCTCGCGGGCTGCCCGCCGCGGCCTTCGGGATCCGGGCCCAGCCTCCTTCGAAGAGGACCCTGCCCGCCCGGCTGAAGCCTCCAAGCCCGGCCCCAGGACGCAGCCCCGGCAGGGTACCCACCGCCGAGTGCCCTGTGCACCCCAAACTTGGGCCCTGCTTCCCCCAGGGGAGGCCGGGAGAGCAGTCTGCCTGGGTCCCTCAGCCACGGgggggccctgggccagggcagccTCTGAGATGGGCAGCATGCCGGGCCACGGGGGCAGCAGTAGGTTCTGA